A region of Cellulophaga sp. RHA19 DNA encodes the following proteins:
- a CDS encoding DUF2752 domain-containing protein, producing the protein MLLPRLEFNINEYMLPCMNKKLLGVDCPGCGIQRSIALILQGDFSGAFQMYPAIYSLLFLFAFVAVNYFYKIKNASRIITALAIINVLLILTNYIYKFI; encoded by the coding sequence ATGCTGCTACCAAGACTAGAATTTAATATTAATGAATACATGCTTCCTTGTATGAACAAGAAGCTTTTAGGTGTAGACTGCCCCGGTTGCGGTATACAAAGATCTATAGCATTAATATTACAAGGAGATTTTAGTGGTGCTTTTCAAATGTACCCAGCAATCTATTCTCTGTTATTTTTATTTGCGTTTGTAGCAGTAAACTATTTTTACAAAATAAAGAATGCAAGCAGAATAATAACTGCCTTAGCCATTATTAATGTCTTATTAATATTGACTAATTATATATATAAATTTATTTAA
- a CDS encoding KpsF/GutQ family sugar-phosphate isomerase produces MSNSKTILDIARRTISNEADAIKNLSNLLDSNFTDAVNAIYNSKGRLIISGIGKSAIIAQKIVATLNSTGTPSIFMHAADAIHGDLGTVLKDDVVICISKSGNTPEIKVLVPLIKRGGNILIGMTGNTDSFLAQQSNFVLNTYVEKEACPNNLAPTTSTTAQLVIGDAIAVSLLELKRFTSKDFAKYHPGGALGKRLYLRVNDIVKNNQKPEVTSNTPVKQAIVEISEKMLGATAVIENNEVVGIITDGDIRRMLNKYDNIGNLTAKDIMSKSPKTVNTDVLAVDALELMQQQGISQLVALENNKYVGLLHLHNLVNEGIL; encoded by the coding sequence TTGAGCAACTCCAAAACAATTCTAGATATTGCAAGGCGTACAATTTCTAATGAAGCTGATGCCATAAAAAATTTATCTAACCTACTAGATTCCAATTTTACAGATGCTGTAAATGCCATTTACAATTCTAAAGGCAGATTAATAATTTCTGGTATTGGAAAGAGCGCTATTATTGCACAAAAAATAGTAGCTACTTTAAACTCTACAGGTACACCATCTATATTTATGCATGCTGCAGATGCAATACACGGTGACCTTGGTACTGTTTTAAAAGATGACGTGGTTATTTGCATCTCTAAAAGTGGTAACACACCAGAAATTAAAGTTTTGGTTCCATTAATAAAAAGAGGTGGTAATATATTAATTGGAATGACAGGCAATACAGATTCTTTTTTAGCGCAACAGTCTAACTTTGTACTAAACACATATGTAGAAAAAGAGGCCTGCCCAAATAATTTAGCCCCTACCACTAGTACAACTGCACAATTGGTTATTGGTGATGCTATTGCAGTATCTCTTTTAGAACTAAAACGTTTTACAAGTAAAGATTTTGCTAAATATCATCCAGGTGGAGCTTTGGGTAAAAGACTATATTTACGTGTAAATGACATTGTAAAAAATAACCAAAAACCAGAGGTTACTTCAAATACTCCTGTAAAGCAAGCTATTGTAGAAATTTCTGAGAAAATGCTTGGAGCTACAGCTGTTATAGAAAACAATGAGGTTGTTGGTATTATTACTGATGGTGATATAAGACGTATGCTTAACAAGTATGATAATATTGGTAATTTAACTGCTAAAGATATCATGTCTAAAAGTCCAAAAACAGTAAATACAGACGTTTTAGCGGTTGATGCTTTAGAACTAATGCAACAGCAAGGAATATCACAGTTAGTAGCTTTAGAAAATAACAAATATGTTGGTTTGTTACATTTACATAACTTAGTAAACGAAGGCATTTTATAA
- a CDS encoding Smr/MutS family protein produces the protein MKNFNIGDKVEVLDDTISGVVTAVVGGNITIETDLGFEISYLEKELIKIANADTIRVSNYEVAKIKQEKEQPKRKNKPAIKPKERNIPKMEVDLHINQLVKSSKGMGNFDMLNLQLETAKRQLNFAIQKRIQKVVFIHGVGEGVLKEELQYLFNKYDNLKFYDADYQKYGLGATEVYIYQN, from the coding sequence ATGAAAAATTTTAACATTGGTGATAAGGTAGAGGTTTTAGATGACACTATTTCTGGGGTAGTTACTGCTGTAGTTGGTGGTAATATTACTATTGAAACTGATTTGGGTTTTGAAATATCTTATCTAGAGAAAGAGCTAATTAAAATTGCAAATGCAGATACAATAAGAGTATCTAATTATGAAGTAGCTAAAATTAAACAAGAAAAGGAACAACCAAAACGTAAAAATAAGCCTGCTATAAAACCAAAAGAGCGTAATATTCCCAAGATGGAAGTTGATTTACATATTAATCAGCTTGTAAAGTCTAGCAAAGGAATGGGTAATTTTGATATGCTTAATTTACAGCTAGAAACTGCTAAACGCCAATTAAACTTTGCTATTCAAAAAAGAATACAAAAAGTTGTTTTTATACACGGAGTGGGTGAGGGAGTGCTTAAGGAAGAATTGCAATACCTGTTTAATAAATATGATAATTTAAAATTTTACGATGCAGATTATCAAAAATACGGATTAGGAGCTACCGAAGTTTATATTTATCAGAATTAA
- a CDS encoding cysteine desulfurase family protein: protein MQKVYLDSAATTQVREEVIAKMQDALGECYGNPSSTHSFGRTAKTAIEKTRKTIAKYLNAHPAEIIFTSGGTEADNMILRAAVRDLEVRTIITSKIEHHAVLHTVEELEKEYGIALHYVNLDASGNPDLEHLKTLLIQDDTKKIVSLMHVNNEIGNKLDIDIVCVLCKEHNALFHSDTVQSVGHYTWDVQQTPIDFLTAAAHKFHGPKGIGFAYIKKDKNIKPLIFGGSQERGFRAGTEPYHNIVGLEEAFVRSYDNLTEEKAYVTELKQYFIDKIKTEIPEVKFNGLSGDIEKSTYTLVNVNLPVDEKKGVMLLFHLDLKGIGCSKGSACQSGSSLGSHVLTEVLSAEDLQKPSVRFSFSKYNTKQELDYTIQVLKEFIES from the coding sequence ATGCAAAAAGTTTATTTAGATAGCGCAGCTACAACACAGGTTAGAGAGGAAGTTATTGCAAAAATGCAAGATGCTTTAGGAGAATGTTACGGAAACCCATCTTCTACACACAGTTTTGGTAGAACAGCTAAAACTGCTATAGAAAAAACGCGTAAAACAATAGCAAAGTACTTAAATGCTCATCCGGCAGAAATTATTTTTACTTCAGGTGGTACAGAAGCAGATAATATGATTTTACGTGCAGCAGTTAGAGATTTAGAGGTGCGTACTATTATTACATCAAAAATAGAACACCATGCCGTTTTACACACAGTAGAAGAATTAGAAAAAGAGTATGGTATTGCTTTACATTATGTGAATTTAGATGCCAGTGGTAATCCAGATTTAGAACATTTAAAAACATTACTAATACAAGATGATACTAAAAAAATAGTAAGTCTTATGCACGTTAATAATGAAATAGGTAATAAATTAGATATAGATATTGTATGTGTATTGTGTAAAGAACATAATGCACTTTTTCATTCAGACACAGTACAATCTGTAGGTCATTATACTTGGGATGTGCAACAAACTCCAATTGATTTTTTAACAGCAGCAGCACATAAGTTTCACGGACCAAAAGGTATTGGATTTGCTTATATTAAAAAGGATAAAAATATTAAGCCTTTAATTTTTGGTGGTTCTCAAGAACGTGGATTTAGAGCAGGTACAGAACCTTATCATAATATAGTTGGTTTAGAAGAGGCTTTTGTTAGGTCTTATGATAACTTAACAGAAGAAAAAGCATACGTAACAGAGTTGAAGCAATATTTTATAGATAAAATTAAAACTGAAATTCCAGAAGTAAAATTTAACGGGTTATCTGGTGATATAGAAAAAAGTACCTATACATTGGTAAATGTAAACTTACCTGTAGATGAGAAAAAAGGGGTAATGCTTTTGTTTCATTTAGACTTAAAAGGTATTGGTTGTTCTAAAGGTAGTGCTTGCCAATCTGGTAGTAGCTTAGGGTCTCACGTGTTAACAGAGGTTTTATCTGCTGAAGATTTGCAAAAACCATCAGTACGTTTTTCTTTTTCTAAGTACAATACTAAGCAAGAGTTAGATTATACAATACAAGTTTTAAAAGAATTTATAGAGAGCTAG
- a CDS encoding CCC motif membrane protein: MKEELPGASSALTMGILSIVLTLFCCGPFGAIFSFIGFAKAKSAKKLFEENPDKYISVDSANTGRILSIVGLVLACVILLFTILYFGVIIAAITAGSMDGVQY, from the coding sequence ATGAAAGAAGAATTACCAGGTGCTAGTAGCGCCTTAACAATGGGAATATTAAGTATTGTATTAACACTTTTTTGTTGTGGACCTTTTGGTGCTATATTTTCATTTATTGGTTTTGCAAAAGCAAAATCTGCAAAAAAATTATTTGAAGAAAATCCTGACAAATATATAAGCGTAGATAGTGCCAATACTGGTAGAATACTATCTATAGTTGGCTTAGTACTAGCTTGCGTAATATTATTATTTACTATTCTTTACTTTGGAGTAATAATTGCTGCTATAACAGCAGGAAGTATGGATGGTGTGCAATACTAA
- a CDS encoding CCC motif membrane protein, which produces MEQEKLPNGTMIIVLGVLGYLCCCLAGLGIIPSAIAYFMATKAEKIYAENPDGYDNAGQIKTGKIVALIAVILNVLMIIRWVYVIATGGLEEGMNQWQDVMDQMEAGQ; this is translated from the coding sequence ATGGAACAAGAAAAATTACCAAATGGCACAATGATTATAGTATTAGGCGTACTAGGTTACTTATGCTGTTGTTTAGCAGGTTTGGGTATTATACCGTCTGCTATTGCTTACTTTATGGCAACTAAAGCCGAAAAAATTTATGCTGAAAACCCTGACGGATATGACAATGCCGGACAAATTAAAACAGGTAAGATTGTAGCATTAATAGCTGTTATTTTAAACGTATTAATGATTATTAGATGGGTTTATGTTATTGCAACTGGCGGTCTTGAAGAAGGTATGAACCAATGGCAAGATGTTATGGACCAAATGGAAGCTGGACAATAA
- the recQ gene encoding DNA helicase RecQ produces the protein MSNSKIDLHASLKKFFGFNKFKGLQEDVINNLLQGNNTFVIMPTGGGKSLCYQLPALMQEGTAIVVSPLIALMKNQVDAIRGISSEHGIAHVLNSSLTKTQVKEVKEDIVNGVTKMLYVAPESLIKEEYVEFLRSVKISFVAVDEAHCISEWGHDFRPEYRNLKSIVGRLGDDIPMIGLTATATPKVQEDIVKNLGITDAKLFKASFNRPNLFYEVRPKTLNIEADIIRFVKQNIGKSGIIYCLSRKKVEALAQVLQVNGISAVPYHAGFDAKTRSRYQDMFLMEEVDVVVATIAFGMGIDKPDVRFVIHHDIPKSLESYYQETGRAGRDGGEGHCLAFYSYKDIEKLEKFMSGKPVAEQEIGNALLQEVVGFAETSMSRRKFILHYFGEEFDEVNGEGADMDDNTRTPKEKVEAKENVAKLIGVVQGTKEKFKSKEIVNTLIGKKNALISSHKTDEKPFFGIGKDKDAGYWMALIRQTLVAGYLKKEIEQYGILRVTPAGADYVKNPTTFLMTKDHVYSQENDDAIVSAAKSSGGVADKELSLLLKQLRKSEAKKHGVPPFVVFQDPSIEDMALKYPINMEDMLNIHGVGEGKAKKYGKPFLALITKYVDDNDIVRPDDLVVKSTGANSALKLYIIQNVDRKLPLTDIADAKGLELAELIKEMEQIVYSGTKLNITYWVDETLDEDQQEEIHDYFLEAESDNIDTAIEEFDGDYEDEELRLYRIKFISEVAN, from the coding sequence ATGAGTAATTCTAAGATTGATTTGCATGCTTCCTTAAAAAAGTTTTTTGGCTTTAATAAGTTTAAAGGTCTTCAAGAAGATGTTATCAATAACTTGCTTCAAGGTAATAATACATTTGTAATAATGCCTACTGGCGGAGGGAAATCTCTCTGCTATCAATTACCTGCTCTAATGCAAGAGGGTACTGCTATTGTAGTTTCTCCCTTGATTGCCTTGATGAAAAACCAAGTAGATGCCATTCGTGGTATATCTTCTGAGCACGGTATAGCACACGTTTTAAACTCCTCATTAACCAAAACGCAAGTAAAAGAGGTTAAAGAAGATATTGTAAATGGTGTAACTAAAATGTTATATGTAGCTCCAGAATCTTTAATAAAAGAAGAGTATGTTGAGTTTTTAAGATCTGTAAAAATTTCTTTTGTTGCAGTAGATGAAGCTCATTGTATATCTGAGTGGGGACACGATTTTAGACCTGAGTATAGAAACTTAAAAAGCATTGTTGGTAGGTTAGGAGATGATATTCCTATGATAGGTTTAACAGCAACAGCTACACCAAAAGTACAAGAAGATATTGTTAAAAACTTAGGTATTACTGATGCTAAACTTTTTAAAGCTTCATTTAATAGGCCTAATTTGTTTTATGAAGTACGACCAAAGACATTAAATATAGAGGCTGATATAATTCGTTTTGTAAAACAAAACATTGGTAAATCAGGAATTATTTATTGTTTAAGCCGTAAAAAAGTTGAAGCATTAGCGCAAGTGTTACAAGTTAATGGTATTAGTGCAGTGCCTTACCATGCTGGCTTTGATGCAAAAACAAGATCTCGTTACCAAGATATGTTTTTAATGGAAGAGGTAGATGTTGTGGTTGCAACTATTGCCTTTGGTATGGGTATAGATAAACCAGACGTACGTTTTGTAATACATCATGATATTCCTAAAAGTTTAGAGAGTTACTACCAAGAAACAGGTAGAGCAGGTAGAGATGGAGGAGAAGGGCATTGTTTGGCTTTTTATTCTTATAAAGACATAGAAAAGTTAGAGAAGTTTATGTCTGGTAAACCGGTTGCAGAACAAGAAATTGGTAATGCACTACTACAAGAAGTTGTTGGTTTTGCAGAAACATCTATGTCTCGTAGAAAATTTATTCTTCATTATTTTGGAGAAGAATTTGACGAGGTAAATGGCGAAGGTGCAGATATGGATGATAATACCCGCACACCAAAAGAAAAAGTAGAAGCTAAAGAAAATGTGGCTAAACTTATAGGTGTTGTACAGGGAACTAAAGAAAAATTTAAGTCTAAAGAAATAGTAAATACTTTAATAGGTAAAAAAAATGCATTAATATCATCTCATAAAACAGATGAAAAACCATTTTTTGGCATAGGTAAAGATAAAGATGCTGGTTACTGGATGGCTTTAATACGCCAAACATTAGTAGCTGGTTATTTAAAAAAGGAGATAGAACAATACGGTATTTTACGTGTAACTCCAGCCGGAGCAGATTACGTTAAAAACCCTACTACTTTTTTAATGACAAAAGATCATGTGTACAGTCAAGAGAATGATGATGCTATTGTTAGTGCAGCAAAAAGCTCAGGCGGTGTAGCAGATAAAGAATTATCGTTGTTATTAAAGCAATTAAGAAAATCCGAAGCTAAAAAACACGGTGTACCTCCGTTTGTAGTATTTCAGGATCCATCTATAGAGGATATGGCGCTTAAGTATCCAATTAATATGGAGGATATGCTTAACATACACGGTGTAGGTGAAGGTAAAGCAAAAAAATATGGAAAACCATTTTTAGCACTTATTACAAAATATGTAGATGATAATGATATTGTTCGTCCAGATGATTTGGTTGTTAAAAGTACAGGTGCAAATTCAGCTTTAAAATTATACATTATACAAAATGTAGACCGTAAGTTGCCATTAACAGATATAGCAGACGCTAAAGGTTTAGAGTTAGCAGAGCTGATAAAAGAGATGGAACAAATAGTATATAGTGGTACAAAACTAAATATTACTTATTGGGTAGATGAAACTTTAGATGAAGACCAACAAGAGGAAATACATGATTACTTTTTAGAAGCAGAGTCAGATAATATAGATACTGCTATAGAGGAGTTTGATGGTGACTATGAAGATGAAGAGTTACGTTTGTACAGAATAAAATTTATTAGCGAAGTAGCTAACTAG